A single Agromyces sp. CF514 DNA region contains:
- the msrB gene encoding peptide-methionine (R)-S-oxide reductase MsrB, which yields MAYQVEKSDDEWREQLGDEQFEVLREAATERPWTGELLDEERAGVYACAACGAELFKSGTKFDSGCGWPSFYESVRPEAVELIEDTSLGMVRTEVRCANCGSHLGHVFPDGFGTPTGDRYCMNSIALDFTPEP from the coding sequence ATGGCGTATCAGGTCGAGAAGTCCGACGACGAGTGGCGCGAACAGCTCGGCGACGAGCAGTTCGAGGTCCTGCGCGAGGCGGCGACCGAACGCCCGTGGACGGGAGAGCTGCTCGACGAGGAGCGCGCCGGCGTCTACGCATGCGCGGCGTGCGGTGCGGAGCTCTTCAAGAGCGGCACCAAGTTCGACTCCGGATGCGGCTGGCCGAGCTTCTACGAGTCCGTTCGGCCCGAAGCCGTCGAGCTCATCGAGGACACCTCGCTCGGCATGGTCCGCACCGAGGTGCGCTGCGCGAACTGCGGGTCGCACCTGGGCCACGTCTTCCCCGACGGGTTCGGCACTCCGACGGGCGACCGCTACTGCATGAACTCGATCGCGCTCGACTTCACGCCCGAGCCCTGA
- a CDS encoding thioredoxin domain-containing protein, protein MTNGGSQEPRATRNEKREAAREKARVLREEQKKRDKRNKVLIQGGVIVAVLLVAALVGWLIFNSIKPAGPGPANMASDGIVLVAGEDGAITAVETPAIKAGGEPTATVPDDSGTVANIVTYIDYLCPYCGQFETTNSEAMRTMVESGAATLEIHPIAILTNKSAGTQYSLRAANAAACVADLSPDAFFDYNEALFQNQPEEGSVGLANADLKKLATDAGAASSVASCIDDMRFKTWVQDATTRALTGPIPNSDLTSVTGTPTVLVNGQQYSGSLTDAQEFQSFVVQATSATFNESESTPTPTPTPTPAQ, encoded by the coding sequence ATGACCAACGGCGGATCCCAAGAGCCACGTGCCACCCGTAACGAGAAGCGGGAAGCGGCCCGAGAGAAGGCGCGAGTCCTTCGCGAGGAGCAGAAGAAGCGCGACAAGCGCAACAAGGTCCTGATCCAGGGCGGCGTCATCGTCGCCGTGCTGCTCGTCGCGGCTCTCGTCGGTTGGCTGATCTTCAACAGCATCAAGCCCGCCGGCCCCGGTCCTGCGAACATGGCGAGCGACGGCATCGTGCTCGTCGCGGGCGAAGACGGTGCGATCACCGCGGTCGAGACCCCCGCCATCAAGGCGGGCGGTGAGCCCACCGCCACGGTTCCCGACGACAGCGGCACGGTCGCGAACATCGTGACCTACATCGACTACCTCTGCCCCTACTGCGGCCAGTTCGAGACGACCAACTCCGAGGCGATGCGCACGATGGTCGAGTCCGGTGCGGCGACGCTCGAGATCCACCCCATCGCGATCCTCACGAACAAGTCGGCCGGCACGCAGTACTCGCTGCGCGCGGCCAATGCCGCCGCGTGCGTGGCAGACCTGTCGCCCGACGCCTTCTTCGACTACAACGAGGCGCTCTTCCAGAACCAGCCCGAAGAGGGTTCGGTGGGTCTGGCGAACGCCGACCTGAAGAAGCTCGCGACAGATGCCGGCGCAGCCTCCTCGGTCGCCTCGTGCATCGACGACATGCGCTTCAAGACGTGGGTGCAGGATGCCACGACGCGGGCGCTGACCGGCCCCATCCCGAACTCCGACCTCACCTCGGTGACCGGCACGCCCACCGTGCTCGTGAACGGCCAGCAGTACAGCGGCTCGCTCACCGACGCGCAGGAGTTCCAGTCGTTCGTGGTGCAGGCCACGAGCGCGACGTTCAACGAGTCCGAGTCGACCCCGACTCCGACGCCCACGCCGACTCCGGCCCAGTGA
- a CDS encoding LytR C-terminal domain-containing protein — MAQNSPRDRFDTIPHGIERVGAHRAPQRRGARWIAFGWAALATVVLTGLGIAWVVVANDRLDFSEASPTATETPVVTAEPTIAPDVPVTVLNGTDTSGLAATAADALTAAGVPVGATANASETDLKESVVYYATADLEGAARGVAQAIPGADVRLDAKFGEIGTPLVLVVGSDYAASVAG, encoded by the coding sequence ATGGCGCAGAACTCCCCTCGAGATCGTTTCGACACGATTCCCCACGGCATCGAGCGCGTGGGCGCTCACCGTGCGCCGCAGCGTCGTGGCGCCCGATGGATCGCCTTCGGCTGGGCCGCCCTCGCGACCGTCGTGCTCACGGGCCTCGGCATCGCATGGGTCGTGGTCGCCAACGACCGGCTCGACTTCTCGGAGGCGTCGCCGACCGCGACGGAGACGCCGGTCGTCACGGCCGAGCCGACCATCGCGCCCGACGTACCCGTGACGGTGCTCAACGGCACGGACACGAGCGGACTGGCCGCGACGGCGGCCGACGCCCTGACCGCGGCCGGGGTCCCGGTCGGCGCCACCGCGAATGCGAGCGAGACCGACCTCAAGGAGTCGGTCGTCTACTACGCCACCGCCGATCTCGAAGGGGCGGCCAGAGGCGTGGCCCAGGCGATCCCGGGCGCCGACGTGCGCCTCGATGCGAAGTTCGGCGAGATCGGCACCCCGCTCGTGCTGGTCGTCGGCTCGGACTACGCCGCGAGCGTCGCGGGCTGA
- a CDS encoding nitroreductase, with amino-acid sequence MRPVLEAARARRSVSKVTDVAPDDAELLELLGAAGRVADHAALHPWRVIALRGDARERLGAALAEASGLGASDERSAAKLAAKPLRAPLLLAVVAVRTPDHHKVPEWEQDATAAGVAHLLSLLLDEAGWGVMWRTGPHTRHPAVAAMHGLGEHEALLGWLYVGGRPAGRRDERRVPRDASDRFTTLE; translated from the coding sequence GTGCGCCCGGTGCTCGAGGCGGCACGCGCGCGCCGTTCGGTGTCGAAGGTGACGGATGTCGCACCCGACGATGCGGAGCTCCTCGAGCTGCTCGGGGCAGCCGGCCGGGTCGCCGATCACGCGGCGCTTCACCCGTGGCGCGTGATCGCGCTGAGGGGCGATGCACGCGAGCGTCTCGGCGCGGCCCTGGCCGAGGCCTCGGGCCTGGGTGCGTCCGACGAGCGGAGCGCCGCCAAGCTGGCGGCCAAGCCGCTGCGCGCTCCCCTGCTGCTCGCCGTCGTCGCGGTGCGCACGCCCGACCACCACAAGGTGCCCGAGTGGGAGCAGGACGCCACCGCCGCTGGCGTCGCGCACCTGCTGAGCCTGCTGCTCGACGAGGCGGGCTGGGGCGTGATGTGGCGTACCGGCCCGCACACGCGGCATCCGGCCGTCGCGGCGATGCACGGGCTGGGCGAGCACGAGGCGCTGCTCGGCTGGCTCTACGTCGGCGGGAGGCCGGCGGGCCGGCGCGACGAGCGACGAGTGCCCCGCGACGCGTCGGATCGGTTCACGACGCTCGAGTGA
- a CDS encoding DMT family transporter: MTEDEPVPHAAQAAHANEAHRHAHVEAPGMPAWIAIAMAVVGGALTAVQSRVNGQLSAAIGDPYTAAAISFGSGLAILLVALVFWKPGRAGFGNVARELRAGRISWWMLFGGVAGAWFVATQGLSAGVIGVALFTVSIVAGQTVGGVVFDLVGLGPAGRRPLTAPRVFGALLALAAVIWTLSSEIGGAVPVLLVILPFTAGFGSAWQQAVNGRIRVAASSALTSTLVNFIVGTTVLVVVMIVHSSLVGWPTALPGEAWLYAGGLIGCLFIAVQAIVVRVIGVLVLALAGVAGQLTAALALDLFVPVGDQTVELATIGGAALALVAVVIASTRWSRSRHVVAPVEPAAPADRTP, from the coding sequence TTGACTGAAGACGAACCCGTTCCCCATGCCGCGCAGGCGGCGCACGCGAACGAGGCGCACCGGCACGCCCACGTCGAAGCGCCCGGCATGCCCGCGTGGATCGCGATCGCCATGGCCGTGGTCGGCGGTGCGCTGACCGCGGTGCAGTCGCGCGTCAACGGGCAGCTCTCGGCGGCGATCGGCGACCCCTACACGGCCGCGGCGATCTCGTTCGGAAGCGGCCTGGCGATCCTGCTCGTCGCGCTCGTGTTCTGGAAGCCGGGGCGGGCCGGGTTCGGCAACGTCGCACGCGAGCTGCGGGCCGGCAGGATCAGCTGGTGGATGCTGTTCGGCGGCGTCGCGGGCGCCTGGTTCGTCGCGACGCAGGGACTGTCGGCGGGCGTCATCGGCGTCGCGCTCTTCACGGTCTCGATCGTGGCGGGCCAGACCGTCGGCGGGGTCGTGTTCGACCTCGTGGGGCTCGGGCCGGCCGGTCGACGCCCGCTCACCGCGCCCCGGGTCTTCGGTGCGCTGCTCGCACTCGCAGCCGTGATCTGGACCCTGTCGTCCGAGATCGGCGGGGCAGTGCCCGTGCTCCTCGTGATCCTGCCCTTCACCGCGGGCTTCGGGTCGGCGTGGCAGCAGGCGGTCAACGGCCGGATCCGCGTCGCCGCCTCCAGCGCGCTCACGTCGACGCTCGTGAACTTCATCGTCGGCACGACGGTGCTCGTCGTCGTGATGATCGTGCACTCCTCGCTCGTCGGATGGCCGACCGCACTGCCCGGCGAGGCCTGGCTCTACGCCGGCGGGCTCATCGGGTGCCTCTTCATCGCCGTGCAGGCGATCGTCGTCCGCGTGATCGGCGTGCTCGTGCTCGCGCTCGCAGGCGTCGCGGGCCAGCTCACGGCCGCGCTCGCGCTCGATCTGTTCGTGCCCGTCGGCGATCAGACGGTGGAGCTCGCCACGATCGGCGGTGCCGCGCTCGCGCTCGTCGCAGTCGTCATCGCGAGCACGAGGTGGTCGCGCAGCAGGCACGTCGTCGCACCCGTGGAGCCGGCGGCGCCGGCCGACCGAACGCCCTGA
- a CDS encoding cold-shock protein has protein sequence MANGTVKWFNAEKGYGFITVDGGQDVFVHYSAIDMAGYKVLEEGQAVVFEVGTGSKGPQAEGVRPA, from the coding sequence ATGGCGAACGGAACCGTCAAGTGGTTCAACGCTGAAAAGGGCTACGGATTCATCACCGTCGACGGAGGCCAGGACGTCTTCGTCCACTACTCCGCGATCGACATGGCCGGATACAAGGTCCTCGAAGAGGGCCAGGCGGTCGTGTTCGAGGTCGGCACCGGTTCCAAGGGTCCGCAGGCTGAGGGCGTCCGCCCCGCCTGA
- a CDS encoding DUF4032 domain-containing protein has product MSGSLSITSATTDPALLDLPWHLPLEAWPNENIAALPKGISRHLVRFAHLAGHVVAIKETTAEMARGEYEMLRTLQRLEVPCVEPVAVITNRSDDEGDPLKPVLVTRHLRFSLPYRALFSQTLRPDTATRLVDALALLLVRLHIIGFFWGDVSLSNTLFRRDAGAFAAYLVDAETGKLYEGGLSNGQRENDLEIARVNIAGELLDLEAGGRVADELDPVRISNGIVDAYRSLWSELTGSESFSSAERWRINERVSRLNKLGFDIEELSIRTDGAGTTVRIQPKVVDAGHHQRRLLRLTGLDAGENQARRLLNDLDSYRVTYGKGELDEEMVAHEWLVRVFEPVVRAIPTDLRGKLEPAEVFHQLLEHRWYLAQQAGHDIPLAEAVASYINTVLRHRRDEATVIDPQTGAITTSIDVVPLDTSAVAVVDPDDEDDWRLKV; this is encoded by the coding sequence ATGAGCGGCTCACTATCGATCACGTCGGCCACGACCGACCCGGCCCTGCTCGACCTCCCGTGGCACCTGCCGCTCGAGGCCTGGCCGAACGAGAACATCGCGGCGCTGCCCAAGGGAATCTCGCGCCACCTCGTGCGTTTCGCGCACCTCGCCGGCCACGTGGTCGCGATCAAGGAGACCACCGCCGAGATGGCGCGCGGCGAGTACGAGATGCTGCGCACGCTGCAGCGTCTCGAGGTGCCGTGCGTCGAGCCCGTCGCGGTCATCACGAACCGCTCCGATGACGAAGGCGACCCCCTGAAGCCGGTGCTCGTCACCCGTCACCTGCGCTTCTCGCTCCCCTACCGGGCCCTGTTCTCGCAGACGCTGCGCCCCGACACGGCGACGCGTCTCGTCGACGCGCTCGCCCTGCTGCTCGTGCGCCTGCACATCATCGGGTTCTTCTGGGGCGACGTGTCGCTCTCGAACACGCTGTTCCGTCGCGACGCGGGCGCCTTCGCCGCCTACCTCGTCGACGCCGAGACCGGCAAGCTCTACGAGGGCGGCCTCTCGAACGGCCAGCGCGAGAACGACCTCGAGATCGCCCGCGTGAACATCGCCGGCGAACTGCTCGACCTCGAGGCCGGCGGTCGCGTGGCCGACGAACTCGACCCGGTGCGCATCTCGAACGGCATCGTCGACGCGTACCGCAGCCTCTGGAGCGAGCTCACGGGCTCCGAATCCTTCTCGTCGGCCGAACGTTGGCGCATCAACGAGCGCGTGAGCCGTCTGAACAAGCTCGGCTTCGACATCGAGGAGCTCTCGATCCGCACCGACGGCGCCGGCACGACCGTGCGCATCCAGCCGAAGGTCGTCGACGCCGGACACCACCAGCGCCGCCTGCTCCGCCTCACCGGGCTCGACGCGGGCGAGAACCAGGCGCGCCGACTGCTCAACGACCTCGACTCGTACCGGGTGACCTACGGCAAGGGCGAGCTCGACGAGGAGATGGTCGCCCACGAATGGCTCGTGCGCGTCTTCGAGCCGGTCGTGCGTGCCATCCCGACCGATCTGCGCGGCAAGCTCGAGCCCGCCGAGGTCTTCCACCAGCTGCTCGAGCACCGCTGGTACCTCGCGCAGCAAGCCGGTCACGACATCCCACTGGCCGAGGCCGTGGCCTCGTACATCAACACGGTGCTGCGCCATCGGCGCGACGAGGCGACCGTCATCGACCCGCAGACGGGCGCGATCACGACGTCGATCGACGTGGTGCCGCTCGACACGTCTGCCGTGGCCGTCGTCGACCCCGACGACGAAGACGACTGGCGGCTGAAGGTCTGA
- a CDS encoding ABC transporter ATP-binding protein: protein MASVTFDKATRLYPGGTRPAVDQLDLDVADGEFLVLVGPSGCGKSTSLRMLAGLEEVNDGNIFIGDRNVTDVPPKDRDIAMVFQNYALYPHMTVAENMGFALKIAGVGKEERAARVLEAAKLLDLEPYLSRKPKALSGGQRQRVAMGRAIVRQPQVFLMDEPLSNLDAKLRVQTRTQIASLQRRLGVTTVYVTHDQTEALTMGDRIAVLKDGLLQQVGTPRDLYEKPQNVFVAGFIGSPAMNLFHADLTEGGVLFGTATVPVDRDVLAEASAKSATIGVRPEDITVSAVQGEGLAVDVDLVEELGADGYLYGHSTVEGKRTDIVARVDGRSHPNAGDRVYLTATPNHVHLFDIESGLRLGNKAVVA from the coding sequence ATGGCGTCAGTCACGTTCGACAAGGCCACCCGCCTCTACCCCGGCGGCACTCGCCCGGCCGTCGACCAGCTCGACCTCGATGTCGCAGACGGCGAGTTCCTCGTGCTCGTCGGCCCCTCGGGTTGCGGCAAGTCCACGTCCCTCCGCATGCTCGCCGGCCTCGAAGAGGTCAACGACGGCAACATCTTCATCGGCGACCGCAACGTCACCGACGTGCCGCCGAAGGACCGCGACATCGCGATGGTCTTCCAGAACTACGCGCTGTACCCCCACATGACCGTCGCCGAGAACATGGGCTTCGCGCTCAAGATCGCCGGCGTCGGCAAGGAGGAGCGCGCCGCCCGCGTGCTCGAGGCCGCCAAGCTCCTCGACCTCGAGCCGTACCTCAGCCGCAAGCCCAAGGCACTCTCGGGCGGTCAGCGTCAGCGCGTCGCCATGGGCCGCGCGATCGTGCGCCAGCCCCAGGTGTTCCTCATGGACGAGCCGCTGTCGAACCTCGACGCGAAGCTCCGCGTGCAGACCCGCACCCAGATCGCCTCGCTCCAGCGTCGCCTCGGCGTCACGACGGTCTACGTCACGCACGACCAGACCGAGGCGCTCACCATGGGCGACCGCATCGCCGTGCTGAAGGACGGCCTGCTCCAGCAGGTCGGCACCCCGCGCGACCTCTACGAGAAGCCGCAGAACGTCTTCGTGGCGGGCTTCATCGGCTCGCCCGCGATGAACCTGTTCCACGCAGACCTCACCGAGGGCGGCGTGCTCTTCGGCACGGCGACGGTCCCGGTCGACCGCGACGTGCTCGCCGAGGCTTCGGCCAAGAGCGCGACCATCGGCGTGCGCCCCGAGGACATCACCGTCTCGGCGGTCCAGGGCGAGGGCCTCGCAGTCGACGTCGACCTCGTCGAGGAGCTCGGCGCCGACGGCTACCTCTACGGCCACTCCACGGTCGAGGGCAAGCGCACCGACATCGTCGCCCGCGTCGACGGTCGCAGCCACCCGAACGCCGGCGACCGCGTGTACCTCACGGCCACGCCGAACCACGTGCACCTGTTCGACATCGAGTCGGGCCTGCGCCTCGGCAACAAGGCCGTCGTCGCCTGA
- the groL gene encoding chaperonin GroEL (60 kDa chaperone family; promotes refolding of misfolded polypeptides especially under stressful conditions; forms two stacked rings of heptamers to form a barrel-shaped 14mer; ends can be capped by GroES; misfolded proteins enter the barrel where they are refolded when GroES binds) — translation MAKIIAFNEEARRGLERGLNTLADAVKVTLGPRGRNVVLEKKWGAPTITNDGVSIAKEIELDDPYEKIGAELVKEVAKKTDDVAGDGTTTSVVLAQALVREGLRNVAAGADPISLKRGIEKAVAAVEAELIANAKEVETKEEIAATASISAADETIGALIAEAIDKVGKEGVVTVEESNTFGTELELTEGMRFDKGYLSAYFVTDPERQEAVFEDPYILIVNGKVSNIKDLLPIVDKVIQTGKQLLIIAEDVDGEALATLIVNKIRGIFKSVAVKAPGFGDRRKAQLQDIAILTGGQVISEEVGLKLENVTLDLLGQARKVIITKDETTIVEGAGDEEGIAGRVAQIRAEIENTDSDYDREKLQERLAKLAGGVAVIKAGAATEVELKERKHRIEDAVRNAKAAVEEGIVAGGGVALIQAGKTAFEKLELSGDEATGANIVRVAIDAPLKQIALNAGLEPGVVVDRVRNLPVGQGLNAATGEYVDMLAAGINDPVKVTRSALLNAASIAGLFLTTEAVVADKPEKNPVPAGDPTGGMDF, via the coding sequence ATGGCAAAGATCATTGCTTTCAACGAGGAGGCCCGCCGCGGTCTCGAGCGTGGCCTCAACACGCTCGCCGACGCGGTCAAGGTGACCCTCGGCCCGCGCGGTCGCAACGTCGTGCTCGAGAAGAAGTGGGGCGCACCCACCATCACGAACGACGGCGTGTCGATCGCCAAGGAGATCGAGCTCGACGACCCGTACGAGAAGATCGGCGCCGAGCTCGTCAAGGAGGTCGCCAAGAAGACCGACGACGTCGCCGGTGACGGCACCACGACCTCGGTCGTGCTCGCCCAGGCACTCGTGCGCGAGGGCCTCCGCAACGTCGCCGCAGGCGCCGACCCCATCTCGCTGAAGCGCGGCATCGAGAAGGCCGTCGCGGCCGTCGAGGCCGAGCTCATCGCCAACGCCAAGGAGGTGGAGACCAAGGAGGAGATCGCTGCGACCGCTTCCATCTCCGCCGCTGACGAGACCATCGGCGCGCTGATCGCCGAGGCCATCGACAAGGTCGGCAAGGAGGGCGTCGTCACCGTCGAGGAGTCGAACACCTTCGGCACCGAGCTCGAGCTCACCGAGGGCATGCGCTTCGACAAGGGCTACCTGTCGGCGTACTTCGTCACCGACCCCGAGCGCCAGGAAGCGGTCTTCGAAGACCCGTACATCCTGATCGTCAACGGCAAGGTCTCGAACATCAAGGACCTGCTGCCCATCGTCGACAAGGTGATCCAGACGGGCAAGCAGCTCCTCATCATCGCCGAGGACGTCGACGGCGAAGCGCTCGCGACCCTGATCGTGAACAAGATCCGCGGCATCTTCAAGTCGGTCGCCGTCAAGGCCCCCGGCTTCGGCGACCGTCGCAAGGCTCAGCTGCAGGACATCGCGATCCTCACCGGCGGCCAGGTCATCTCCGAGGAAGTCGGCCTCAAGCTCGAGAACGTCACCCTCGACCTGCTCGGCCAGGCACGCAAGGTCATCATCACCAAGGACGAGACGACCATCGTCGAGGGTGCCGGTGACGAAGAGGGCATCGCCGGTCGCGTCGCGCAGATCCGCGCCGAGATCGAGAACACCGACTCCGACTACGACCGCGAGAAGCTCCAGGAGCGCCTCGCGAAGCTGGCCGGCGGCGTCGCCGTCATCAAGGCGGGCGCGGCCACTGAGGTCGAGCTCAAGGAGCGCAAGCACCGCATCGAAGACGCCGTCCGCAACGCGAAGGCCGCCGTCGAAGAGGGCATCGTCGCCGGTGGTGGCGTGGCTCTCATCCAGGCGGGCAAGACCGCCTTCGAGAAGCTCGAGCTCTCGGGCGACGAGGCGACCGGCGCGAACATCGTGCGCGTCGCGATCGACGCTCCGCTCAAGCAGATCGCCCTCAACGCCGGCCTCGAGCCCGGCGTAGTGGTCGACCGCGTGCGCAACCTCCCCGTCGGCCAGGGCCTCAACGCCGCGACCGGCGAGTACGTCGACATGCTGGCCGCCGGCATCAACGACCCGGTGAAGGTCACCCGCTCGGCCCTGCTCAACGCAGCGTCGATCGCCGGCCTGTTCCTCACCACCGAGGCCGTCGTCGCCGACAAGCCCGAGAAGAACCCGGTCCCGGCCGGCGACCCCACGGGCGGCATGGACTTCTAG
- a CDS encoding DUF3048 domain-containing protein, giving the protein MLLAVAAVLLAACSAPETERVVATPTPTPDARPVGASAAPVAVAFAPLRGTRAEWAAMQHPSIAAKIDNHEEARPQLALNRTDLVFEELVEGGLTRYLAVWHSDIPDELGPVRSIRPMDPDIATPFGGIIAYSGGQEQFVEMMQATPLVNLVFDFDDTGLFARADERPGPHDVILDAAEALRRNAALAPPAVQFVYGSADPLADPALGASSTTGIAHVFSEERFPSWTWDAAASVWLRSQEGSPDLDDAGVQVHAVNVVTMRVGIDWSYGEVPRTVMVGTGEAWVSTAGRTAHGTWSKDAAGTPIVLTADDGRPLPLAPGNTWIELVPNEGSVSFAP; this is encoded by the coding sequence GTGCTGCTCGCCGTCGCCGCGGTGCTGCTCGCGGCGTGCAGCGCTCCCGAGACCGAACGAGTCGTCGCCACGCCGACGCCGACCCCCGACGCGCGACCCGTCGGTGCTTCCGCAGCCCCGGTCGCGGTCGCGTTCGCCCCGCTGCGCGGCACCCGTGCCGAGTGGGCGGCCATGCAGCATCCGTCGATCGCGGCGAAGATCGACAACCACGAGGAGGCGCGACCGCAGCTCGCGCTGAATCGCACCGACCTCGTCTTCGAGGAACTGGTCGAGGGCGGCCTCACGCGATACCTCGCGGTATGGCACTCCGACATCCCGGACGAACTCGGGCCCGTGCGCTCCATCCGACCCATGGACCCCGATATCGCGACGCCCTTCGGCGGCATCATCGCGTACTCGGGCGGCCAGGAGCAGTTCGTCGAGATGATGCAGGCGACGCCGCTGGTGAACCTGGTCTTCGACTTCGACGACACCGGGCTCTTCGCTCGCGCCGATGAACGGCCGGGCCCCCACGACGTGATCCTCGACGCGGCCGAGGCGCTCCGGCGCAACGCCGCCCTCGCTCCGCCCGCGGTGCAGTTCGTGTACGGCAGCGCCGATCCGCTGGCCGACCCCGCCCTCGGGGCGTCCTCGACCACGGGCATCGCGCACGTCTTCTCCGAGGAGCGGTTCCCGTCGTGGACCTGGGATGCGGCGGCATCCGTCTGGCTGAGGTCGCAGGAGGGCTCGCCCGACCTCGACGACGCGGGCGTTCAGGTGCACGCGGTCAACGTGGTGACCATGCGCGTCGGCATCGACTGGAGCTACGGCGAGGTCCCTCGCACGGTGATGGTCGGCACGGGCGAGGCCTGGGTGTCGACCGCCGGCCGGACCGCCCATGGCACCTGGTCGAAGGATGCTGCGGGGACGCCCATCGTGCTGACGGCGGACGACGGACGGCCGTTGCCGCTCGCTCCGGGCAACACCTGGATCGAACTCGTGCCGAACGAGGGATCGGTGTCGTTCGCGCCCTGA
- a CDS encoding WXG100 family type VII secretion target, translating to MSSYHVDAAQVSAATQTVQGTIGRIQSEVASLLGQLTGLQSSWSGQAATAFQGAVSDWRATQLQVEQSLDGLNQALGIAATQYAEAEQANARLFLR from the coding sequence ATGTCGAGCTACCACGTCGACGCCGCCCAAGTGTCCGCAGCGACCCAGACCGTGCAGGGCACCATCGGCCGAATCCAGTCCGAGGTCGCGTCGTTGCTCGGCCAGCTCACGGGCCTGCAGTCCTCGTGGTCGGGTCAGGCCGCCACGGCGTTCCAGGGTGCCGTGTCCGACTGGCGGGCCACGCAGCTGCAGGTCGAGCAGAGCCTCGACGGCCTCAATCAGGCGCTCGGCATCGCCGCGACACAGTACGCCGAGGCCGAGCAGGCCAACGCGCGCCTGTTCCTGCGCTGA
- a CDS encoding DUF3263 domain-containing protein gives MTLERPSHDPEAQLDPLALRVLAFEAHAWQQPGVKAEGIRDEFGMSAARYYRILGELLDSPAALRHDPMLVKRLLRLREARAATRARRSLSNGRTLD, from the coding sequence GTGACGCTCGAACGGCCCTCGCACGACCCCGAGGCGCAACTCGACCCGCTCGCGCTCCGCGTGCTCGCCTTCGAGGCCCATGCCTGGCAGCAGCCGGGCGTGAAGGCGGAGGGCATCCGCGACGAGTTCGGCATGTCCGCCGCCCGCTACTATCGGATCCTCGGAGAGCTCCTCGACTCGCCTGCGGCGCTCCGGCACGACCCCATGCTGGTGAAACGCCTGCTGCGGCTCCGCGAGGCGCGCGCGGCGACGCGGGCACGGCGCTCACTCTCGAACGGCCGCACGCTCGACTGA